ACATCGCCAGCCAGAAGGCGGAGGGCTGGACATTCCTCCCTGATCGCTATGACGACGGTGGTTTCTCTGGCGGCACGATGGATCGTCCGGCCCTGCGGCAGCTCTTGGCTGACGTGGAGGGTGGGAAGGTTGATTGCGTTGTGGTCTATAAGGTCGACCGCCTGAGCCGCTCGCTCCTCGACTTCTCCCGGATCATCGAGATCCTGGACAAGCACGGCGTCTCCTTTGTCTCCGTCACCCAGCAGTTCGCCACCAACACCTCCATCGGTCGGCTGACGCTCAACATGCTCTTTAGCTTCGCCCAGTTCGAACGGGAGATCATCTCCGAGCGGACAAGTGACAAAATGTCTGCGGCCCGGCGGAAGGGTAAGTGGATCGGTGGTATTCCGGTTCTCGGATATGACATTGATCCCGCAGGTGGGCGGCTGGTGGTGAACGAGGAGGAAGCCGCCAGGGTCCGTGCGATCTTTGATCTCTACCTGGAGAAGGAATCGCTGCTCGAGACCGTGCGGGAGCTGAACCGGCGGCGGTGGACGACGAAGCGATGGACAACGAAGAAGGGGTTGGAACGTGGTGGTGTCCCGTTCGAGAAGGGCAATTTCTCCCGCATGCTCACAAACATAGTATACATCGGCAACATTCAGCATCGCGGATCGGTCTATCCGGGTGAGCATGAGGCCATTGTGGATGAGAAGGTCTGGCAGCGGGTGCAGAAAATGCTCGGTCGTAACGGCACCGCTGGCGGTCGTGCTTCCCGGAACAAGTATAACGCACTCTTGCGTGGGATCCTTTGGTGT
The DNA window shown above is from Candidatus Eisenbacteria bacterium and carries:
- a CDS encoding recombinase family protein encodes the protein MTVRNGRKTTKKPDVTRCAIYTRKSTDEGLDSDFNSLDAQREAAEAYIASQKAEGWTFLPDRYDDGGFSGGTMDRPALRQLLADVEGGKVDCVVVYKVDRLSRSLLDFSRIIEILDKHGVSFVSVTQQFATNTSIGRLTLNMLFSFAQFEREIISERTSDKMSAARRKGKWIGGIPVLGYDIDPAGGRLVVNEEEAARVRAIFDLYLEKESLLETVRELNRRRWTTKRWTTKKGLERGGVPFEKGNFSRMLTNIVYIGNIQHRGSVYPGEHEAIVDEKVWQRVQKMLGRNGTAGGRASRNKYNALLRGILWCTPCETAMYHTYTNKGDRRYRYYVCGQAQKNGRDSCPTKSIPAGEIERFVVERIRCIGTDPKLQGKVLETIRANVKGQLDEFDRERRTIAKDLRRWSTEVKRLVGPSSKGQGQKSRPTKLVDLQERIEAEEARLGEISRRKAELESEQVDEKDLAAALESFAPIWDSLSPREQARAVQLLVERVGYDGETLAITFRPTGIKALSQEGAP